Below is a genomic region from Gemmatimonadota bacterium.
ATACGGGCCCTTCTTCACGCTACGCGGCATCTTCGGCTTCCCCTACTGCGTGGCTTTTCCGCGGCGGCGTCCGCGGACGATGTGCTTGTTCGACTCTTTTTTCCGCTTGCGGGTCTTCACCCCCTCGGGCTTCCCCCAAGGAGTGACGGGCGGACGCCCACCCGAAGTGCGGCCTTCGCCGCCTCCCAGCGGATGGTCCACCGGATTCATCGCGACGCCGCGGACCTTCGGCCGCTTCCCGAGCCAGCGGGACGCACCGGCCTTCCCAAGCGAGCGCAGCTCGTGGTCCACATTTCCGACTTGCCCGATCGTGGCCATGCACTCCTTGCGCAGGCGGCGAATTTCGGACGACGGAGTCCGTACCGTGACGTAATCCCCTTCTTTCGCGACGACGTTCACCGACGACCCCGCGGAGCGCGCCATCTGTCCACCCTTTCCCGGGCGCATCTCGACATTGTGCACCAGCGTGCCCAGCGGAATGCGGTCCAAGGGGAGCGCGTGTCCGACGATGATGTCGGCGTGCGTTCCCGCGACGATCTCATCCCCGACCTGGAGTCCCTTGGGGTGAAGGATGTATCGCTTCTCACCGTCCCCGTACGTGATGAGCGCGATGTGGGCGCTCCGGTTCGGATCGTATTCGATCTCCGTCACCCGACCGGGGATTTCGTGTTTGTCCCGTCGGAAGTCGATGCGCCGGTAGCGCCGTTTGTGGCCACCCCCCTGGCGCCGCATGGTCACGCGCCCAT
It encodes:
- the rplB gene encoding 50S ribosomal protein L2 is translated as MPLKKFKPVTPGTRFRSVVDHSEVTRKGPERSLTEPLHSKGGRNHHGRVTMRRQGGGHKRRYRRIDFRRDKHEIPGRVTEIEYDPNRSAHIALITYGDGEKRYILHPKGLQVGDEIVAGTHADIIVGHALPLDRIPLGTLVHNVEMRPGKGGQMARSAGSSVNVVAKEGDYVTVRTPSSEIRRLRKECMATIGQVGNVDHELRSLGKAGASRWLGKRPKVRGVAMNPVDHPLGGGEGRTSGGRPPVTPWGKPEGVKTRKRKKESNKHIVRGRRRGKATQ